The Rhododendron vialii isolate Sample 1 chromosome 5a, ASM3025357v1 genome contains a region encoding:
- the LOC131325645 gene encoding GATA transcription factor 16-like isoform X2: MDQESLPEEMNEIKKFCCDCKTTKTPLWRAGPSGPKSLCNACGIRYRKKRSAVVGLNKSVEKEEKSATTSLTNTNTTAATTVAAAKNRCGGGGGKGCNLSEDLRVRLVALGKEVVMLQRQRSPMRKRQRRRRSVKRKLGEEEEQAAFLLMSLSCGFVFA, from the exons ATGGATCAG gaATCGTTGCCTGAAGAAATGAATGAGATCAAGAAATTCTGCTGCGATTGCAAAACCACTAAAACCCCACTTTGGAGGGCCGGTCCATCTGGGCCCAAG TCATTGTGCAATGCTTGTGGGATAAGGTATAGGAAGAAGAGGAGTGCGGTTGTGGGTTTGAACAAAAGCGTTGAGAAGGAGGAGAAATCAGCTACCACTAGCCTTACCAATACAAACACCACCGCCGCCACAACCGTCGCCGCCGCAAAGAAtcgttgtggtggtggcggcggcaagGGGTGTAATTTGAGTGAGGATTTGAGGGTGAGATTGGTGGCTTTGGGGAAGGAAGTGGTGATGTTACAGAGGCAGAGATCTCCAATGAGGAAGAgacagaggaggaggaggagtgtgAAAAGGAAGTTgggagaggaagaagaacaaGCAGCTTTTTTGTTGATGTCTTTGTCTTGTGGCTTTGTTTTTGCTTAG
- the LOC131325645 gene encoding GATA transcription factor 16-like isoform X1, with protein MDQVQKESLPEEMNEIKKFCCDCKTTKTPLWRAGPSGPKSLCNACGIRYRKKRSAVVGLNKSVEKEEKSATTSLTNTNTTAATTVAAAKNRCGGGGGKGCNLSEDLRVRLVALGKEVVMLQRQRSPMRKRQRRRRSVKRKLGEEEEQAAFLLMSLSCGFVFA; from the exons ATGGATCAGGTTCAAAAG gaATCGTTGCCTGAAGAAATGAATGAGATCAAGAAATTCTGCTGCGATTGCAAAACCACTAAAACCCCACTTTGGAGGGCCGGTCCATCTGGGCCCAAG TCATTGTGCAATGCTTGTGGGATAAGGTATAGGAAGAAGAGGAGTGCGGTTGTGGGTTTGAACAAAAGCGTTGAGAAGGAGGAGAAATCAGCTACCACTAGCCTTACCAATACAAACACCACCGCCGCCACAACCGTCGCCGCCGCAAAGAAtcgttgtggtggtggcggcggcaagGGGTGTAATTTGAGTGAGGATTTGAGGGTGAGATTGGTGGCTTTGGGGAAGGAAGTGGTGATGTTACAGAGGCAGAGATCTCCAATGAGGAAGAgacagaggaggaggaggagtgtgAAAAGGAAGTTgggagaggaagaagaacaaGCAGCTTTTTTGTTGATGTCTTTGTCTTGTGGCTTTGTTTTTGCTTAG